A portion of the Pseudomonas sp. PSE14 genome contains these proteins:
- a CDS encoding pilus assembly protein TadG-related protein — MGRERQRGAIGIMAAGTLLLALVCLALVVDTGRLYYEQRKLQRVADMAALEAAGQSGMCGSQQATEIQGYVTASAAKNGFVPATGEELTGVLGSIKLKDDAGRPLLLRGFSPGGNLADSVKVRVTHNVPSSLILNVASVFKGVSAQTQLRAEAVARRTALGALSAGSGLFDLDSSKSALLNDLLGALLRIDLDVASYNGIAGANLSLRDLATQLNLNVGTVEELVNTNVGVAELLDAAVNAVSASNTAGVDTALLGNALAGATVPITRIDLASILSVTTPSELSETALDSEVNLLDLLMATAMAANKESAVSIPTVNLSVPGVTNLTATLYVIQPPQIAIGYPGKNTDGSWRTDAKPAQVRLSLGATANLLGIVSTEINLSLRAISGHAALASIQCGGVAHSSTATIQAAASLATIENLSFNTHVLGAAKDSLASVSIAPKSGSVPAMIDIGSNSDQPLEFVVASRNDLPSEVKRISTPVGNALANGLSDIGRNLQIQVTLAPCNNFLGCLVGDVLGGLLNGLFKTVADLTTGLTAALAPILSDLGAKVLDPLLSLLGIQVGNLDVRLIDLQTQTNELLI; from the coding sequence ATGGGACGCGAACGGCAACGGGGCGCGATCGGCATCATGGCGGCGGGGACATTGCTGCTAGCGTTGGTCTGTCTGGCGCTGGTGGTCGACACCGGACGCTTGTACTACGAGCAGCGCAAGTTGCAGCGGGTGGCCGATATGGCGGCGCTGGAGGCGGCTGGGCAGAGTGGGATGTGCGGTTCGCAGCAGGCGACAGAGATTCAGGGGTATGTGACGGCGAGCGCGGCGAAGAATGGCTTCGTCCCGGCGACTGGTGAAGAGCTGACGGGCGTTCTGGGAAGTATCAAACTGAAGGACGACGCTGGACGTCCGCTGTTACTCCGGGGGTTCAGTCCCGGAGGCAATCTTGCGGACTCTGTGAAGGTCCGGGTCACTCATAATGTACCGTCGAGCCTGATCCTCAACGTCGCCAGTGTATTCAAGGGCGTGTCGGCGCAGACGCAACTGAGAGCTGAGGCCGTGGCAAGGCGTACAGCCCTCGGCGCGTTATCCGCCGGAAGTGGCTTGTTCGACCTGGACTCCAGCAAATCGGCGCTGCTCAACGATCTTCTGGGCGCGCTGCTGCGCATCGACCTGGATGTCGCCAGTTACAACGGCATTGCTGGCGCCAATCTATCGTTGCGTGACCTTGCGACGCAGTTGAACTTGAACGTTGGCACGGTAGAGGAACTCGTCAACACCAATGTGGGGGTTGCCGAGTTGCTCGATGCAGCGGTCAACGCGGTTAGCGCGTCCAATACCGCGGGGGTGGACACGGCCTTGCTCGGCAACGCGTTGGCGGGAGCGACGGTACCCATTACCAGGATTGACCTGGCGTCGATCCTGAGCGTTACCACGCCCAGCGAGCTGTCCGAGACAGCACTGGATTCGGAGGTGAATCTGCTGGATCTGCTGATGGCGACGGCGATGGCGGCGAACAAGGAATCGGCAGTGAGTATCCCCACGGTGAACTTGTCCGTGCCTGGCGTCACCAACCTGACAGCAACGCTCTACGTCATTCAGCCGCCGCAGATTGCTATTGGTTATCCGGGAAAGAATACCGATGGCTCCTGGCGGACCGATGCCAAGCCTGCACAAGTCAGGCTGTCGTTGGGGGCGACGGCCAATCTGTTGGGTATCGTTTCGACGGAGATCAATCTGAGTCTGCGTGCGATCAGCGGGCATGCGGCCTTGGCGAGTATTCAATGCGGGGGAGTCGCGCACTCCTCAACAGCCACGATCCAGGCGGCGGCCAGCCTTGCAACCATCGAAAACTTGAGTTTCAACACTCACGTACTTGGGGCGGCAAAGGACAGCCTGGCGTCGGTCAGCATTGCACCTAAATCCGGGAGCGTTCCGGCCATGATCGATATCGGCAGCAACTCCGACCAGCCGCTGGAGTTCGTCGTCGCCAGTCGCAATGATCTACCTAGCGAAGTCAAACGGATATCGACACCCGTGGGCAATGCCTTGGCCAATGGCCTTAGCGATATCGGCCGCAATCTCCAGATTCAAGTGACATTGGCGCCCTGCAATAACTTTCTCGGCTGTCTGGTGGGGGATGTGCTTGGGGGACTGCTAAACGGACTGTTCAAGACTGTGGCGGACTTGACCACCGGATTGACCGCTGCGCTGGCTCCAATCCTTTCCGACCTGGGGGCGAAGGTACTGGACCCTTTACTCAGCTTGCTCGGTATCCAGGTAGGCAACCTCGATGTCCGTCTTATCGATCTACAAACTCAAACCAATGAACTGCTGATCTGA
- a CDS encoding response regulator transcription factor has translation MDKPANRRFSVLVIDDEPQVTAELSELLENSGYRCVISDSKDSALQKFRDDSAIGLVICDLGLGRDNGIRVVEALKEIAGGGRFFETIILTGQQGSQEVIEAMRVGVADYYQKPVAPLDLLNGLERLEARLHERIRSQLSLSHVNQRLEYLAESLNSISRDIHKIKYEVHGGGQPSSVLKQEQPEAPERQVNNAEQIAPVVNNPLFNKLSPRQQAVARLVSKGLTNYQIAYDLGITENTVKLYVSQVLRLMHMHNRTQLALALSPSASHSSAVH, from the coding sequence ATGGACAAACCGGCCAATCGTCGCTTCAGCGTGCTGGTCATCGACGATGAACCCCAGGTCACCGCCGAACTTTCCGAGCTTCTGGAAAACAGCGGCTACCGCTGCGTCATCAGCGACAGCAAGGACAGCGCCCTGCAGAAGTTTCGCGACGACAGCGCGATCGGGCTGGTGATCTGCGACCTGGGCCTGGGGCGGGACAATGGCATCCGCGTGGTCGAGGCGCTCAAGGAGATCGCCGGCGGCGGACGCTTCTTCGAAACCATCATCCTCACCGGCCAGCAGGGCAGCCAGGAAGTGATAGAAGCGATGCGCGTAGGCGTCGCCGACTACTACCAGAAGCCGGTCGCGCCGCTGGACCTGCTCAATGGGCTGGAACGCCTGGAAGCGCGCCTGCACGAGCGCATCCGCAGCCAGCTCAGCCTGAGCCATGTGAACCAGCGCCTGGAGTACCTGGCCGAGTCGCTCAACTCGATCTCGCGGGATATCCACAAGATCAAGTACGAGGTACATGGCGGCGGACAGCCGTCCAGCGTCCTCAAGCAGGAGCAGCCTGAAGCGCCGGAACGCCAGGTGAACAATGCCGAACAGATCGCGCCGGTGGTGAACAACCCGCTGTTCAACAAGCTATCGCCGCGCCAGCAAGCGGTGGCGCGACTGGTCAGCAAGGGCCTGACCAACTACCAGATCGCCTACGACCTGGGCATTACCGAGAACACCGTGAAACTCTACGTATCCCAGGTGCTGCGACTGATGCACATGCACAACCGCACCCAGCTGGCCCTGGCGCTCTCCCCCAGCGCGTCGCATAGCAGCGCGGTGCACTGA
- a CDS encoding prepilin peptidase: MLVNFLLLGWFAVCAYQDLTRLRVSNLLTLGGALIAAAFLLTTGHTLTGHSPQAALVAALLALALSVPGYLLGKLGAADVKALLALALASDPQLLLYVLALASLISLALMLASKLSMRSDWIKANFQTKLARLLPSRLKSFPFIFSLFAGLLAYIAFFH; encoded by the coding sequence ATGCTGGTCAACTTCCTGCTGCTGGGCTGGTTCGCGGTGTGTGCCTACCAGGACCTGACACGCCTGCGCGTGAGCAACCTGCTGACCCTGGGCGGCGCGCTGATCGCGGCGGCCTTCCTGCTGACCACAGGCCATACGCTGACCGGTCATTCGCCGCAGGCCGCGCTGGTGGCTGCTCTTCTGGCTCTGGCGCTGAGCGTGCCGGGCTATCTGCTGGGCAAACTGGGCGCCGCCGACGTCAAGGCACTGCTCGCCCTCGCCCTGGCCAGTGATCCGCAACTGTTGCTCTATGTACTGGCGCTGGCGAGCCTGATCAGCCTGGCACTGATGTTAGCCAGCAAACTTTCGATGAGATCGGATTGGATCAAGGCTAATTTCCAAACGAAATTAGCGAGACTGTTACCGTCGCGGCTCAAGTCCTTCCCTTTTATATTTTCCCTGTTTGCCGGGCTGCTGGCGTATATCGCATTTTTCCACTGA
- a CDS encoding TadE/TadG family type IV pilus assembly protein, with product MKGIGSFQRQRGAVAIEFAGVFVLFFAVLYGLLGYCVPLLMLQAFNDAAASGARIAISVNPQPQKEAYYALLQQAVNQEVEYRLRWMPPTWHQGCDGGTYLAPPVEEGDFTRINVCVSYPYTASPIVPLLTLPGIGTIPRLPDVLTARASLLL from the coding sequence ATGAAAGGAATCGGCAGTTTCCAGAGGCAACGCGGAGCGGTGGCGATCGAATTCGCTGGGGTTTTCGTGCTGTTCTTCGCGGTGCTCTACGGTTTGCTCGGTTACTGCGTGCCGTTGCTGATGTTGCAGGCATTCAACGATGCCGCTGCGTCTGGTGCGCGTATTGCTATATCGGTTAATCCGCAGCCGCAAAAGGAGGCTTACTACGCCCTGTTGCAGCAGGCGGTCAATCAGGAAGTGGAGTATCGCCTGAGGTGGATGCCGCCCACCTGGCACCAGGGGTGTGACGGTGGCACCTACCTGGCTCCCCCCGTCGAAGAGGGCGACTTCACCCGTATCAACGTGTGCGTCAGCTATCCCTACACTGCCTCACCCATTGTGCCGTTGCTCACCTTGCCAGGCATCGGCACTATCCCGCGTCTGCCGGATGTCCTGACTGCTCGGGCCAGCCTGCTGCTCTAA